In uncultured Bacteroides sp., the following proteins share a genomic window:
- a CDS encoding NAD(P)H-dependent oxidoreductase subunit E, whose product MVTEDEGCNVRLMTEEEKYNLLRNVITDYERKESNLIQILHMAQAIFGFLPTEVQHFIAEEMGLSVSKVNSVLSFYSFFSTKPKGEYTISVCLGTACYVRGGKEVLNRLKDELGIDVGETTEDKRYSLTVMRCIGSCGLAPAMTINGKVYKQVNPNRIKRILGMLK is encoded by the coding sequence ATGGTAACCGAAGACGAAGGATGCAATGTTCGTTTGATGACGGAGGAAGAAAAATATAATCTTCTCAGGAATGTTATCACTGATTACGAACGGAAAGAGAGTAATCTGATTCAGATTTTGCATATGGCACAGGCTATATTTGGCTTCCTTCCCACTGAAGTTCAGCATTTTATTGCCGAAGAGATGGGGCTGTCTGTTTCGAAGGTAAATAGTGTGCTGTCGTTCTACTCCTTCTTTTCAACAAAACCCAAAGGGGAATATACTATTTCTGTATGTTTGGGAACGGCTTGCTATGTTCGTGGCGGCAAAGAGGTGCTGAATAGATTGAAAGACGAACTGGGTATAGATGTGGGCGAAACTACGGAGGACAAAAGGTATTCGCTTACTGTGATGCGTTGTATAGGTTCTTGCGGCCTTGCTCCGGCAATGACCATCAATGGCAAGGTTTATAAACAGGTAAATCCCAACAGAATAAAGCGAATACTGGGGATGCTGAAATAG
- the hydG gene encoding [FeFe] hydrogenase H-cluster radical SAM maturase HydG, whose protein sequence is MKFTPERYSIADERMKPFIDPIEIWDYIYNTRPSKKSVREIIAKSLAKQRLNLEEVACLVNADSPDLIEEIKEGAKMLKRSIYGNRIVLFAPLYIGNKCTNDCLYCGFRISNKEAIRRTLTDEELVKEIESLEDNGQKRLILVYGEHPEYSPEYIAHTVKIAYSVKKGNGEIRRVNINAAPLDVEGFRIVKAAGIGTYQIFQETYNPEAYKTYHQQGRKADYSYRLTALDRAQEAGIDDVGIGALFGLYDWRFEVLALVRHANHLEACYNVGPHTISFPRVKDASGQNLKTGHFVSDEDFTKLVAILRLAVPYTGMILTAREPASLRDEIIQFGISQIDGGTNIEIGSYAEKSLVEKNLNRGQFQINDDRPLNEIIDELLDQDMIPSFCTACYRLGRTGEHFMEFSVPGFIKRYCTPNAILTLAEYLIDYAPQHTADKGWRVINSAIEKMEDEQMKASIHEKIRLLKSGKRDLYY, encoded by the coding sequence ATGAAATTTACTCCTGAAAGATATTCCATTGCTGATGAACGAATGAAACCGTTTATCGACCCTATAGAGATATGGGATTATATTTATAATACCCGACCATCAAAAAAAAGTGTACGTGAGATTATTGCCAAATCTCTTGCCAAGCAACGGCTGAATCTTGAAGAGGTGGCTTGTTTGGTAAACGCAGATAGTCCTGATTTAATTGAGGAGATTAAGGAGGGTGCAAAAATGCTTAAACGCTCTATCTACGGAAACAGGATTGTTTTATTCGCACCGCTCTATATCGGGAACAAATGTACAAACGATTGTCTTTATTGTGGTTTCAGGATCTCGAACAAGGAGGCTATCCGAAGAACGCTTACGGATGAGGAGTTGGTAAAGGAGATTGAGTCTTTGGAAGACAACGGACAGAAAAGGCTGATTCTTGTTTATGGCGAACATCCGGAATATAGCCCGGAGTATATTGCTCACACCGTGAAGATTGCCTACAGTGTAAAAAAGGGTAATGGCGAAATAAGGAGGGTGAATATCAATGCGGCTCCTCTGGATGTTGAAGGGTTCAGGATTGTGAAAGCTGCGGGAATTGGTACGTATCAGATATTTCAGGAGACTTATAATCCCGAAGCATATAAAACATATCATCAGCAAGGCAGGAAGGCCGACTACAGTTACAGGCTAACGGCACTGGACAGAGCGCAGGAGGCGGGAATTGATGATGTGGGAATTGGTGCTTTGTTTGGTTTGTACGACTGGCGCTTTGAGGTGCTGGCCCTGGTGCGTCATGCAAATCATCTGGAGGCTTGTTATAATGTGGGGCCGCATACCATCTCTTTCCCAAGGGTAAAGGATGCATCGGGACAAAACCTGAAGACCGGCCATTTTGTAAGCGATGAGGATTTCACTAAGCTGGTTGCAATCTTGCGGCTTGCTGTGCCATACACGGGAATGATACTAACGGCCAGAGAACCTGCTTCGCTGAGGGATGAAATAATTCAGTTCGGCATTTCACAAATTGATGGTGGTACTAACATTGAAATAGGCAGTTATGCAGAGAAATCTCTTGTTGAAAAGAACCTGAACAGGGGACAGTTCCAAATTAATGACGACAGACCGCTGAATGAGATCATTGATGAATTGCTTGATCAGGACATGATTCCTTCTTTTTGCACTGCCTGTTACAGGCTTGGCAGAACGGGCGAGCATTTCATGGAGTTCTCCGTTCCGGGATTCATTAAGCGGTATTGTACTCCTAATGCTATTCTTACGCTGGCGGAGTATCTCATTGATTATGCGCCTCAACATACCGCCGATAAGGGATGGAGGGTAATCAACTCTGCCATTGAAAAGATGGAGGATGAACAGATGAAGGCATCAATCCATGAGAAAATCAGACTATTAAAATCAGGAAAAAGAGATTTATATTACTAA
- a CDS encoding NADH-ubiquinone oxidoreductase-F iron-sulfur binding region domain-containing protein, which produces MKINTLADLELIKNDFLNKEKTYQFTAHICYGAGCISSDCKKFKEAFEQALEHEHLQSKVRINLTGCMGACTLGPTLIINPGNTLYCNLNPASASVIVNEHIKEGRIAEKFCYKNRETGEIIPNLKDIPFFKHQKKIVLLKCGIIDYASVDDYIAHDGYFALAKVLAMEPVEVIDEIKNSGLRGRGGGGFPTGLKWEMANKEKNNQKYLICNADEGDPGAFMDRSLLEGDAHSVIEGMMIAGYAIGASKGIVYIRAEYPIAIERLTMAIKSARELGLLGDNILGSNFCFDIDIRIGAGAFVCGEETALMESVEGKRGEPRQKPPFPVQSGLFGKPTVINNVETLGNIAQIILNGAKWFSSIGTEKSKGTKVFALAGDIVHKGLIEVPMGTTLGEILFDVGGGVPRGKLFKMAQTGGPSGGCLTAEHLNTPIDYESLTKLGAIMGSGGLICADEDTCMVDIARFFMDFVQDESCGKCVPCRIGTKRMLEILERITCGEGKEGDVELLIELGNAIKDSAICGLGQTAPNPVLSTIKYFRQEYDEHINHKYCRAGVCGNLFLAPCQNACPAKVNVPGYLALIAAGRVRDAYNLIRQENPFPSVCGRVCTHPCESKCRRAQIDESIAIADLKRYAADYVLNSGEPLVNLNYPKNGNSVGIIGAGPSGLTCGYYLARLGYTVDIYEEKSVAGGILAYGIPEYRLPKEELRKEIDSIIQSGINVIYNTKVGKDIMFNELKSKYNAIYISTGTQLSRKIGIEGEEKGGIYHGLDFLTDINMNKKVRVKGIVAVIGGGNTAIDAARSALRLGAKEVHILYRRKKEEMPADKREIEEAIEEGVLLHELVAPIRFVGDGKITGIECVRLIPGKFGKDGRRISVEVLNSKFIMDIDMAIPAVSQYSDLPFIPKGEVGITDWGTFIVDEDTQMTTQPGIFAGGDIARGSDVVITAIADGKNAARSIDKYLGGTGTLNIGEPIKIPTEGVDEGITVEHERFPMPSLDPKEREGSFDEVRLGYHKLNATAESMRCLRCSRRLTPEK; this is translated from the coding sequence ATGAAAATCAACACTCTCGCTGATCTCGAGTTGATAAAGAACGATTTCCTTAACAAGGAGAAAACATATCAGTTCACCGCCCATATCTGTTATGGCGCGGGGTGCATCTCTTCTGATTGCAAGAAGTTCAAGGAGGCGTTTGAGCAGGCATTGGAGCATGAACATCTTCAGTCGAAAGTGAGAATAAACCTGACCGGATGTATGGGCGCTTGTACTTTGGGGCCGACCTTAATAATCAATCCGGGCAATACGTTATATTGCAACCTGAATCCGGCAAGTGCTTCAGTGATTGTAAACGAGCACATCAAGGAAGGTAGAATTGCGGAGAAGTTCTGCTATAAGAACAGGGAAACAGGTGAGATTATACCAAATTTAAAGGACATCCCATTTTTTAAACATCAGAAAAAGATTGTACTACTGAAATGCGGAATCATTGATTATGCATCTGTAGATGATTATATTGCTCATGATGGATATTTTGCATTGGCTAAAGTGCTCGCAATGGAGCCTGTAGAGGTGATTGACGAGATTAAGAATTCAGGGTTGCGAGGCCGTGGCGGCGGTGGATTCCCTACCGGCTTAAAATGGGAAATGGCCAACAAAGAGAAAAACAATCAGAAATATCTTATTTGTAATGCTGACGAGGGAGATCCGGGTGCGTTTATGGACCGCAGCTTGCTTGAAGGCGATGCTCATTCGGTAATAGAAGGCATGATGATTGCGGGGTATGCCATTGGTGCTTCCAAAGGGATTGTCTATATAAGGGCTGAATATCCGATTGCGATTGAAAGGCTTACTATGGCTATCAAGTCGGCACGTGAGTTGGGACTTCTTGGGGATAATATTCTGGGAAGTAACTTTTGTTTTGATATAGATATTAGAATTGGTGCCGGAGCTTTTGTTTGCGGAGAAGAGACTGCATTGATGGAATCAGTGGAAGGAAAAAGGGGCGAGCCGCGGCAAAAACCGCCATTCCCTGTACAAAGCGGACTGTTTGGAAAACCAACGGTAATCAATAATGTGGAGACATTGGGTAATATTGCCCAAATCATATTAAACGGGGCAAAATGGTTCTCGTCCATCGGAACAGAGAAGAGCAAAGGTACAAAGGTATTTGCCCTTGCCGGAGATATTGTTCACAAAGGATTGATAGAGGTACCAATGGGAACTACTCTTGGTGAGATTCTTTTTGATGTGGGTGGAGGTGTTCCGAGAGGGAAATTATTCAAGATGGCTCAAACAGGTGGTCCGTCGGGCGGATGTCTGACTGCTGAACATCTCAACACTCCTATTGATTACGAATCTCTAACCAAACTTGGTGCCATTATGGGTTCGGGTGGCTTGATCTGTGCCGATGAAGATACCTGCATGGTGGATATCGCCCGGTTCTTTATGGACTTTGTTCAGGATGAATCATGCGGAAAGTGTGTTCCATGCCGTATCGGAACAAAGCGGATGCTGGAGATTCTGGAACGAATTACCTGTGGAGAAGGAAAAGAAGGAGATGTGGAACTTCTCATTGAACTGGGTAATGCAATTAAAGATTCTGCCATTTGTGGTTTAGGACAGACTGCTCCCAACCCGGTACTTAGCACCATTAAGTATTTCAGGCAGGAATATGACGAGCATATCAACCATAAATACTGCCGCGCCGGTGTTTGCGGTAATCTTTTCCTTGCTCCTTGTCAGAACGCCTGCCCGGCAAAGGTTAATGTGCCGGGATATCTCGCCTTGATTGCTGCAGGCAGAGTGCGTGATGCCTATAATCTCATTCGTCAGGAGAATCCATTCCCGTCTGTTTGCGGTAGGGTTTGTACTCATCCTTGCGAGAGCAAATGCCGTCGTGCTCAGATTGACGAGTCTATAGCCATTGCCGATCTGAAACGTTATGCTGCCGATTATGTGCTTAACTCAGGTGAGCCATTGGTAAACCTCAATTACCCGAAAAACGGAAATTCAGTGGGTATCATTGGAGCCGGTCCGTCGGGACTGACCTGCGGGTATTACCTGGCAAGACTTGGTTATACGGTTGATATTTATGAGGAGAAAAGTGTTGCCGGCGGAATTCTGGCTTATGGAATACCGGAATATCGTTTACCCAAAGAGGAACTGAGAAAAGAGATTGACTCCATTATTCAGTCGGGAATAAATGTGATTTACAACACTAAGGTTGGAAAAGATATCATGTTCAATGAGCTGAAATCAAAATACAATGCAATCTATATTTCAACAGGAACGCAGCTTTCACGGAAAATTGGTATCGAAGGGGAGGAAAAGGGTGGAATATATCACGGGCTCGACTTCCTGACTGATATTAACATGAATAAAAAGGTTCGGGTAAAAGGTATAGTTGCAGTGATTGGTGGTGGCAATACGGCCATTGATGCAGCAAGATCGGCTCTTCGCCTTGGTGCCAAAGAGGTACATATCCTTTACAGAAGGAAAAAGGAAGAGATGCCTGCCGACAAGAGAGAGATTGAAGAGGCGATAGAAGAAGGAGTTCTCTTACATGAATTGGTTGCTCCCATTCGTTTTGTGGGAGATGGAAAGATTACAGGAATTGAGTGTGTGAGATTGATTCCTGGAAAATTTGGAAAAGATGGTCGACGGATATCGGTAGAGGTGCTCAACTCTAAATTTATAATGGATATTGACATGGCGATTCCGGCTGTGAGCCAGTATTCCGATTTACCTTTTATTCCAAAAGGGGAAGTAGGAATTACCGATTGGGGAACATTTATCGTTGATGAAGATACACAGATGACTACACAACCCGGTATTTTTGCCGGAGGAGATATAGCTCGTGGCTCTGACGTGGTAATTACAGCTATTGCCGATGGCAAGAATGCCGCAAGGTCAATTGATAAATATTTAGGTGGAACAGGAACATTGAACATTGGCGAACCCATCAAGATTCCAACTGAAGGGGTTGACGAGGGAATTACGGTTGAGCATGAACGATTCCCGATGCCATCTCTTGATCCGAAAGAGCGGGAAGGCAGTTTCGACGAGGTAAGGCTGGGTTACCATAAGCTCAATGCAACGGCCGAGTCAATGAGATGTTTACGCTGTTCAAGACGTTTAACTCCTGAAAAGTAA
- the hydE gene encoding [FeFe] hydrogenase H-cluster radical SAM maturase HydE, with translation MIAVSEILEKQVLSRQDIIRLLSITDKGDQELLIKKAYSIKESTIGRKVYLRGLIEFSNYCRKDCYYCGIRSGNNKVTRYSLSDEEILRVVELAQKKQLTGIVLQSGELNSEDFIKRITALITKIKSATDPEFRITLSLGEQSLETYQRWFNAGAQRYLLRIETSSEELYRKIHPDNELHSFNVRLRCLEYIQKAGYMAGTGVMIGLPFQTIENLADDLLFIKERDFDMVGMGPYLEHADTPLYNHKDLLMPVTERFNLSIRMIAVLRIMMPDINIASTTALQSIVPSGREAGLKAGANVVMPNLTPLKYRRSYLLYDNKPCIDKEADDCLECLERRIKMIGEEIAYNDYGDSIHFINRILIK, from the coding sequence ATGATTGCTGTAAGCGAAATATTAGAGAAACAGGTACTTTCAAGGCAGGATATTATTCGTTTACTTTCAATTACAGATAAAGGCGATCAGGAGCTGTTAATAAAGAAAGCCTATTCTATAAAAGAAAGTACCATTGGCAGGAAAGTATATCTGAGGGGGTTAATTGAGTTTTCTAATTATTGCAGAAAAGATTGCTATTATTGTGGCATAAGAAGCGGGAATAATAAAGTTACCAGATATTCACTTTCCGACGAAGAGATTCTTCGGGTGGTTGAGTTGGCACAGAAGAAGCAATTAACAGGGATTGTTCTTCAGTCGGGAGAATTAAACAGTGAGGATTTTATAAAAAGGATAACGGCATTGATTACCAAAATAAAGAGTGCCACTGATCCTGAATTCCGCATCACGCTCTCTCTTGGAGAACAATCTTTGGAGACTTACCAGAGATGGTTCAACGCAGGTGCTCAACGGTATTTGCTGAGAATTGAGACAAGTAGTGAGGAGCTTTACAGGAAAATACATCCGGACAATGAGTTGCATAGTTTTAATGTACGACTGAGGTGTTTGGAATATATTCAGAAAGCAGGATATATGGCGGGTACAGGTGTAATGATTGGGTTACCTTTTCAGACAATTGAGAACCTTGCCGATGATTTATTGTTTATAAAAGAAAGAGATTTTGATATGGTGGGGATGGGGCCATATCTTGAACATGCTGATACACCATTGTACAATCACAAAGATTTACTGATGCCTGTAACTGAGCGGTTCAACTTATCCATTCGCATGATTGCTGTTTTAAGGATAATGATGCCGGATATAAACATTGCATCGACAACGGCTCTTCAATCTATCGTTCCTTCGGGAAGAGAGGCTGGACTTAAAGCCGGAGCAAATGTTGTAATGCCTAATCTGACTCCGTTGAAATACAGAAGGAGTTATCTTCTTTACGATAACAAACCTTGCATTGACAAAGAGGCGGATGACTGTCTGGAGTGTCTGGAGAGGAGGATTAAAATGATTGGTGAAGAGATTGCATACAATGATTATGGTGATTCAATACATTTTATAAACAGGATACTAATAAAGTAA
- the hydF gene encoding [FeFe] hydrogenase H-cluster maturation GTPase HydF → MGKDLKPHIGIFGRRNVGKSSLINVLTGLDVAIVSEIPGTTTDPVKKSMEILGIGPAIIIDTAGIDDSGELGEKRIAKTLDVIKQIDCAILLIADNTFDEFDEMLTRKFSKYNIPCLIVHNKIDVEPLVNSTIKEIQQYTNSPIVEFSSKTKSNIDCVIETLKSLIPETAYQNPSLLKGIISRGDIVLLITSTDSEAPEGRLILPEVMAIRDVLDNGAINIVIEKTELELFLQNTAIKPKLVITDSQAFKLVNKIIPPDIPLTGFSVAFAHMRGPFDEYVKGVKKISSLKDGDRILILESCTHQVSCDDIGRFKIPRWLKEFTHKQLEFDVIAGLDEIKNPVTDYALIIQCGSCMITRKQVFSRLSDAIEAGVPVTNYGLTIAWINGIFDRAVAPFMS, encoded by the coding sequence ATGGGCAAAGATTTAAAACCGCATATTGGAATTTTTGGCCGGAGAAATGTGGGCAAGAGTTCACTCATCAATGTTCTTACGGGACTTGATGTTGCCATTGTGTCTGAAATTCCAGGCACAACAACCGACCCTGTAAAAAAGTCGATGGAGATATTAGGAATTGGGCCCGCCATTATTATTGATACTGCCGGTATTGATGACAGTGGTGAACTTGGTGAAAAAAGAATTGCAAAGACTCTGGATGTTATCAAACAGATTGATTGTGCCATTCTGCTGATTGCTGATAATACGTTTGATGAGTTTGACGAAATGCTGACCCGGAAGTTCAGCAAATATAATATTCCTTGTTTGATTGTGCATAACAAAATCGACGTTGAACCTTTGGTAAATAGTACAATCAAAGAAATTCAGCAGTATACAAATAGTCCGATTGTAGAGTTTAGCTCAAAGACAAAGTCCAACATCGACTGTGTTATTGAAACGCTCAAAAGTCTCATTCCCGAAACGGCTTATCAGAATCCATCTTTATTGAAAGGAATTATCAGTCGTGGAGATATTGTTTTGCTTATTACTTCTACAGATTCAGAAGCTCCTGAAGGACGACTGATTTTACCTGAAGTAATGGCTATTCGTGATGTGCTGGACAATGGAGCCATTAATATTGTCATAGAAAAAACAGAGCTGGAGTTATTTCTGCAGAATACTGCCATCAAGCCAAAACTGGTTATTACCGATAGTCAGGCTTTCAAGTTAGTGAATAAGATTATCCCTCCGGATATTCCGCTAACCGGATTTAGTGTGGCTTTCGCTCACATGCGCGGTCCTTTTGATGAATATGTGAAAGGGGTGAAAAAGATTTCAAGCCTGAAAGACGGTGACAGGATATTGATTCTGGAATCGTGTACCCATCAGGTGAGTTGTGACGATATCGGACGGTTTAAGATTCCACGTTGGCTGAAAGAGTTTACTCATAAGCAGCTGGAATTTGATGTGATTGCCGGTTTAGATGAAATTAAGAATCCGGTAACAGATTATGCGTTAATCATTCAATGCGGTAGTTGCATGATTACCCGAAAACAAGTTTTTAGTCGTCTGTCTGATGCCATTGAAGCGGGTGTTCCGGTAACCAACTATGGATTGACTATAGCCTGGATAAATGGAATTTTTGACAGGGCTGTTGCTCCTTTTATGAGTTGA
- a CDS encoding NADH-dependent [FeFe] hydrogenase, group A6: protein MVNLIINNKAVQVKEGTTIFEAAKQNSILIPHLCYMENVHKIGSCRICVVEVDGVKNLMASCMTEAKEGMVVHTNSERVRNVRKIIYELMLSDHPKNCLTCWRNQNCELQQLGNLIQIDEYRYEGAKSKDFIDNSSPSIVRDSSKCILCRRCVTVCNQIQGVGLMNPHHRGFSTSIGPSEDELLGESICTNCGQCVLVCPVGALKERDSTEQVWEALYDKSKTVIVQTAPAVRASLGELFDYEPGTLVTGKMASALHEIGFKYVFDTNFAADLTIMEEGSEFLERLKDTFASKGKPAVLPMITSCSPGWIKYVEHQYPDQLDHLSSCKSPHMMLGALTKTYFAEKVGIDPKTIFMVSVMPCTAKKFEIIRPEMYNDGLANVDAVITTRELGRMIKDAGIDFRNLPDGKFDSPLGLSSGAADIFGTTGGVMEAALRTVYELVTGRELPTEKLHLKPLMGLNRIKTAQLKIEKPLPEFGFLEGVTLQVAVTSGLIGAAELMEEIKNGTSPYHFIEVMGCPGGCISGGGQPRPVNDAIRLERLKAIYREDEGKALRKSHENQDIKTIYSEFLGAPLGHKSHELLHTVYTPRNKK, encoded by the coding sequence ATGGTAAATCTGATCATAAATAATAAAGCAGTTCAGGTCAAGGAGGGAACCACCATTTTTGAAGCTGCAAAGCAGAACAGTATACTAATCCCTCACTTATGTTATATGGAGAACGTGCACAAGATTGGTTCGTGCCGGATTTGTGTGGTCGAGGTCGATGGTGTAAAAAATCTGATGGCCTCCTGTATGACGGAAGCGAAAGAAGGAATGGTTGTTCACACCAATTCTGAACGGGTTCGCAATGTGCGGAAAATAATCTATGAGCTGATGCTTTCCGATCATCCTAAAAACTGCCTTACTTGCTGGCGAAATCAGAATTGTGAATTGCAGCAACTGGGCAATTTGATTCAGATTGATGAATACAGGTACGAAGGAGCAAAATCTAAAGACTTTATAGACAATTCCAGTCCGTCAATTGTTCGCGACAGTTCTAAATGTATCCTTTGCCGGCGGTGTGTCACGGTATGTAATCAGATTCAGGGAGTGGGTTTAATGAATCCCCATCACCGTGGTTTTTCTACCTCTATCGGTCCGTCAGAGGATGAGCTTTTAGGTGAATCCATTTGTACCAATTGCGGACAGTGTGTTCTGGTGTGCCCTGTTGGAGCATTGAAAGAGAGGGACTCTACGGAACAGGTGTGGGAAGCGTTGTACGATAAATCAAAAACGGTAATTGTTCAGACGGCTCCGGCTGTACGCGCATCACTTGGAGAATTATTTGACTATGAACCGGGAACACTGGTAACGGGTAAGATGGCTTCTGCCTTACACGAAATTGGTTTCAAATATGTTTTTGATACCAATTTTGCCGCCGACCTTACTATTATGGAAGAGGGTTCGGAATTTCTTGAAAGGTTAAAAGATACTTTTGCTTCAAAGGGGAAGCCAGCTGTTCTTCCAATGATTACAAGTTGTAGTCCCGGTTGGATAAAATATGTTGAGCACCAATATCCCGATCAGCTGGATCATCTTTCCAGTTGTAAGTCCCCTCACATGATGTTGGGTGCATTGACCAAAACCTATTTTGCCGAGAAGGTTGGCATTGATCCGAAAACTATTTTCATGGTTTCGGTAATGCCTTGCACGGCAAAGAAATTCGAGATTATCCGTCCTGAAATGTATAATGACGGATTGGCCAATGTGGATGCTGTAATTACCACCCGTGAACTGGGACGAATGATCAAAGATGCAGGAATTGACTTCCGGAACTTACCCGATGGAAAGTTTGACAGTCCGTTAGGCCTCTCCTCTGGTGCGGCAGATATTTTCGGGACAACGGGTGGTGTAATGGAAGCCGCTTTACGTACTGTGTATGAACTAGTCACAGGACGTGAACTTCCCACGGAAAAGCTTCATCTAAAACCTCTTATGGGTCTTAACCGGATTAAAACAGCACAGCTGAAGATTGAGAAACCGTTGCCTGAATTCGGGTTCCTTGAAGGAGTGACCTTGCAGGTGGCTGTTACCAGCGGACTGATTGGGGCGGCAGAACTGATGGAGGAGATAAAAAATGGCACAAGTCCTTATCATTTCATAGAAGTAATGGGTTGTCCGGGCGGATGTATCAGTGGTGGCGGACAACCACGCCCTGTCAATGATGCCATCAGGTTGGAAAGACTAAAAGCAATTTACAGGGAAGATGAAGGAAAGGCCTTGCGTAAATCACATGAGAATCAGGATATAAAGACGATTTACAGCGAGTTTCTCGGAGCACCTCTGGGACATAAGTCGCACGAACTGCTTCACACTGTCTATACACCACGAAACAAGAAGTGA